A genomic segment from Phragmites australis chromosome 6, lpPhrAust1.1, whole genome shotgun sequence encodes:
- the LOC133922212 gene encoding uncharacterized protein LOC133922212 produces the protein MSSLAAARADNFYYPPEWSPKKGGLNKFHGQHALRERARKLDQGILIIRFEMPFNIWCGGCNSMIAKGVRFNAEKKQVGNYYSTKIWSFTMKSPCCKHEIVIQTDPKNTEYVIISGAQKKTEDFDVEDAETLLLPADEERDKLADPMYRLEHQEEDLRKKKEAEPVLVRLQRLSDSRHSDDYALNRALRDRLRSQKKRVAEEKKSARKMGLGVRLLPPSAEDAAAVASVKFASKFEKSRKDKRAAIKASSIFPESSSSASKGKLDLALKRRNIKAGAATALMAGRVKPSLWQSTSSSSSRTRMPVLATRK, from the exons ATG TCGTCGCTCGCCGCCGCGAGAGCGGACAACTTCTACTACCCGCCAGAATGGAGTCCGAAGAAG GGCGGGTTGAACAAGTTCCATGGCCAGCATGCGCTCCGGGAGCGGGCGAGGAAGCTCGATCAGGGCATCCTGATCATAAG ATTTGAGATGCCTTTCAATATTTGGTGTGGTGGATGCAATTCCATGATAGCGAAGGGAGTAAGGTTTAATGCTGAAAAAAAGCAAGTTGGGAATTATTACTCTACCAAG ATATGGAGCTTCACTATGAAATCACCCTGTTGCAAGCATGAAATAGTTATACAGACGGACCCAAAGAATACTGAATATGTTATAATCAGCGGAGCCCAGAAGAAGACAGAAGATTTTGATGTTGAAGATGCAGAGACACTGCTGCTTCCAGCAGATGAAG AAAGGGACAAGCTTGCGGATCCTATGTATCGGCTTGAACACCAGGAAGAGGATCTTcggaagaagaaagaagctgAGCCAGTTTTAGTTCGCCTTCAACGACTTTCTGACAGCCGTCATTCTGATGATTATGCTCTGAACAGAGCCCTCCGTGATCGTCTTAGG AGCCAAAAAAAGAGGGTTGCCGAAGAGAAAAAGTCTGCAAGAAAGATGGGACTTGGAGTACGGCTTTTACCTCCCTCTGCAGAAGATGCCGCTGCAGTAGCTTCAGTGAAGTTTGCATCAAAATTTGAGAAGAGTAGAAAGGACAAAAGAGCAGCAATCAAGGCCTCCTCCATCTTCCCGGAGTCGTCTAGCTCAGCTTCAAAGGGCAAACTGGACCTTGCGCTGAAGAGGCGGAATATAAAAGCCGGTGCAGCCACTGCCCTGATGGCTGGCAGGGTGAAGCCGTCATTGTGGCAGAGCACCAGTTCCTCAAGCTCAAGGACTCGGATGCCGGTTTTGGCAACACGCAAGTAG
- the LOC133920580 gene encoding protein FON2 SPARE1-like → MLWRGSLLGLGPIHEFSRLPADTCTVAMRRPHAAATLAAVLLLWLAVLTVAFHGCARLGYGGLSMTRRTSLVAVPRKMLLAVTSFDAAASPTDHHHRHQHHRHHHHQHDQHHHHHHAGRWNRQGIPPSVATNGEGIDPRYGVQKRLVPTGPNPLHH, encoded by the coding sequence ATGCTATGGCGAGGTAGCTTGCTCGGCCTCGGCCCCATCCATGAGTTCTCTCGTCTGCCTGCAGACACTTGCACAGTGGCCATGAGACGACCTCACGCCGCCGCTACCTTAGCTGCCGTCCTCCTACTGTGGCTCGCCGTGCTCACCGTCGCGTTCCACGGGTGCGCCCGCCTCGGTTACGGAGGCCTGTCCATGACGAGGCGAACAAGTTTGGTCGCCGTCCCGAGGAAGATGCTGCTCGCCGTGACGAGCTTCGACGCTGCTGCCTCGCCAACAgatcaccaccaccgccaccaacATCACCGGCATCACCATCACCAGCATGACcagcatcaccaccaccaccatgctGGCAGATGGAACCGGCAAGGGATTCCACCGTCAGTTGCTACCAACGGCGAGGGGATCGACCCGCGGTACGGCGTGCAGAAGAGGCTCGTCCCGACAGGCCCCAACCCCTTGCATCACTGA